The following proteins are encoded in a genomic region of Arachis stenosperma cultivar V10309 chromosome 4, arast.V10309.gnm1.PFL2, whole genome shotgun sequence:
- the LOC130976160 gene encoding chloroplastic group IIA intron splicing facilitator CRS1, chloroplastic-like isoform X1 translates to MFFLSLHPQLSLNSSMHSYSYTCISSSFNNNNQNQHHHPNSIPIPKDPNNSHSDASSITIKVKAPTPPWMKGPLLLQPHDILDLSKPKNKRLSKHHVDKEEEESERVDKALHGKEVRGKKVMKRIARSIEMLRRNRNSAETQLSSSAKEESFGGYLEKLEENVMVRSKERMPWERNVFVMDSSAKYENFDGYFGKLEENGDDDDEKVRRCKRRMPWEKDEKSVLFVRLKKEKPVTAADLTLDKVLLKRLRSEAAKMRIWVKVKKLGVTQDVVDEIKRTWRNNELAMLKFDIPLCKNMDRAREIVELKTGGLVVWSRKDTLVVYRGCNYQLTSTSSQKVYPRYIRGKTKNPYETNMVESVKSNNTSDMPSRNGNLNDSTSTCIQEVNCSGSLYERETDRLLDGLGPRFIDWWYPKPLPVDADLLPEVVPGFKPSFRLCPPYSSAKITDYELTYFRKLAKPLPVHFVLGRNRRLQGLAAAILKLWEKSLIAKIAIKFGVPNTDNESMANELKLLTGGVLLLRNKYYIILYRGNDFLPSNVASLVEMRELELKSYQFHEEVARMRANEVIFFGDYAQEETSTSGSLTEFEEIQTMLKDVKKVKADLNIQLEAEIYRLERQLKEQQRKAFILNKKIERSAAELAKLDAAWTPAEKDADIEIMTDEERQCFRKIGLKMSGLLVLGRRGIFDGVLEGLHQHWKHREVVKVITKQRLISRVIYTAKMLETESGGILVSVDKLKEGHAIIIYRGKNYRRPSEKVAKNLLTKRKALQRSLEMQRLGSLKFFAHQRQQTISDLKLKLGELQQKKEAEQRETDN, encoded by the exons ATGTTCTTCCTTTCACTTCATCCTCAGCTGTCTCTCAACTCATCAATGCATTCATACTCTTACACTTGCATTTCCTCTTCATTCAATAACAACAATCAGAATCAGCACCACCATCCCAATTCCATTCCAATCCCCAAAGACCCCAACAATTCTCATTCTGATGCTTCCTCCATCACCATCAAAGTCAAAGCTCCAACACCTCCATGGATGAAGGGTCCCCTTCTTCTCCAACCCCACGACATCCTTGACCTCTCTAAGCCCAAAAACAAGAGGCTCAGCAAGCACCACGTggataaagaagaagaagaatctgagcgTGTTGATAAGGCCCTCCATGGGAAAGAGGTCAGAGGGAAGAAAGTCATGAAGAGAATTGCCAGAAGCATTGAGATGCTTAGGAGAAATCGTAATTCAGCTGAGACCCAATTAAGTTCTTCTGCAAAAGAAGAAAGCTTTGGAGGGTATTTGGAGAAATTGGAGGAGAATGTTATGGTTAGGAGCAAGGAGAGAATGCCTTGGGAGAGGAATGTGTTTGTGATGGATTCGTCAGCAAAATATGAAAACTTTGATGGGTATTTTGGTAAATTAGAggagaatggtgatgatgatgatgagaaggtTAGGAGGTGTAAGAGGAGAATGCCATGGGAGAAGGATGAGAAGAGTGTTTTATTTGTGAGGTTGAAGAAGGAAAAGCCTGTGACTGCTGCTGATTTAACTCTTGATAAAGTGCTTCTCAAGAGGCTTAGAAGTGAGGCTGCAAAGATGAGAATTTGGGTGAAGGTTAAGAAACTTGGTGTTACACAAGATGTTGTGGATGAAATCAAAAGGACTTGGAGGAACAATGAGCTTGCCATGCTTAAATTTGACATCCCCTTATGCAAGAATATGGATAGAGCCCGAGAAATTGTCGAG TTGAAGACTGGTGGCTTGGTTGTCTGGAGTAGGAAGGATACTCTTGTTGTATACCGAGGATGCAATTATCAGTTGACTTCTACAAGTTCTCAAAAGGTTTATCCTCGTTATATTCGTGGAAAAACTAAAAATCCTTATGAAACAAACATGGTGGAGTCAGTTAAATCCAACAATACTAGTGACATGCCAAGCCGGAATGGTAACCTTAATGATTCCACATCAACTTGCATTCAAGAAGTGAATTGCAGTGGATCATTGTATGAGAGGGAGACTGATAGATTATTGGATGGCTTAGGACCTCGGTTCATCGACTGGTGGTATCCCAAGCCACTTCCGGTAGATGCTGATCTACTTCCAGAAGTGGTTCCTGGATTTAAGCCTTCATTTAGGCTATGTCCACCTTATTCAAGTGCAAAAATTACTGATTATGAGTTAACATACTTCAGAAAGCTCGCTAAACCTTTGCCAGTCCATTTTGTCCTCG GAAGGAATAGAAGACTTCAAGGCTTAGCTGCTGCTATCCTGAAGTTGTGGGAGAAGAGTCTTATTGCAAAAATTGCTATCAAGTTTGGGGTTCCAAATACTGACAATGAATCGATGGCCAATGAATTGAAG CTTCTAACCGGGGGAGTTCTGTTGTTGCGTAACAAGTATTACATAATTCTCTACAGGGGAAATGATTTCCTTCCTAGCAATGTTGCATCTTTGGTAGAAATGAGAGAATTGGAACTCAAAAGTTACCAATTTCACGAAGAAGTTGCACGAATGAGAGCAAATGAAGTCATTTTTTTTGGTGATTACGCACAAGAAGAAACAAGTACAAGTGGAAGTTTAACAGAATTTGAGGAAATTCAAACGATGCTTAAGGATGTAAAGAAAGTCAAGGCAGATTTAAATATTCAACTGGAAGCAGAAATATATAGATTGGAGAGGCAATTGAAAGAGCAACAGCGCAAAGCTTTCATT CTTAACAAGAAAATAGAGAGATCGGCAGCAGAACTAGCAAAGTTAGATGCCGCATGGACTCCTGCAGAGAAGGACGCAGACATAGAAATTATGACTGATGAGGAGAGACAATGTTTTCGAAAGATAGGATTGAAGATGAGTGGTTTGTTAGTGCTTG GTAGGCGTGGAATTTTTGATGGCGTATTGGAAGGCCTACACCAGCACTGGAAACACAGAGAAGTTGTGAAGGTCATCACCAAGCAGAGACTAATCAGTCGGGTCATCTACACTGCGAAAATGCTGGAAACTGAGAGTGGTGGAATCTTAGTTTCAGTTGACAAACTCAAAGAGGGCCATGCAATCATTATCTACCGTGGTAAAAACTATCGACGACCTTCAGAAAAAGTAGCAAAAAATCTCCTAACCAAAAGAAAAGCATTGCAAAGATCTCTTGAAATGCAGAGACTTGGA TCACTGAAATTTTTCGCTCATCAGAGACAGCAGACTATCTCCGATTTGAAGCTAAAACTG GGTGAACTGCAGCAGAAAAAGGAAGCCGAGCAGCGCGAAACAGACAATTAA
- the LOC130976160 gene encoding chloroplastic group IIA intron splicing facilitator CRS1, chloroplastic-like isoform X2, giving the protein MHSYSYTCISSSFNNNNQNQHHHPNSIPIPKDPNNSHSDASSITIKVKAPTPPWMKGPLLLQPHDILDLSKPKNKRLSKHHVDKEEEESERVDKALHGKEVRGKKVMKRIARSIEMLRRNRNSAETQLSSSAKEESFGGYLEKLEENVMVRSKERMPWERNVFVMDSSAKYENFDGYFGKLEENGDDDDEKVRRCKRRMPWEKDEKSVLFVRLKKEKPVTAADLTLDKVLLKRLRSEAAKMRIWVKVKKLGVTQDVVDEIKRTWRNNELAMLKFDIPLCKNMDRAREIVELKTGGLVVWSRKDTLVVYRGCNYQLTSTSSQKVYPRYIRGKTKNPYETNMVESVKSNNTSDMPSRNGNLNDSTSTCIQEVNCSGSLYERETDRLLDGLGPRFIDWWYPKPLPVDADLLPEVVPGFKPSFRLCPPYSSAKITDYELTYFRKLAKPLPVHFVLGRNRRLQGLAAAILKLWEKSLIAKIAIKFGVPNTDNESMANELKLLTGGVLLLRNKYYIILYRGNDFLPSNVASLVEMRELELKSYQFHEEVARMRANEVIFFGDYAQEETSTSGSLTEFEEIQTMLKDVKKVKADLNIQLEAEIYRLERQLKEQQRKAFILNKKIERSAAELAKLDAAWTPAEKDADIEIMTDEERQCFRKIGLKMSGLLVLGRRGIFDGVLEGLHQHWKHREVVKVITKQRLISRVIYTAKMLETESGGILVSVDKLKEGHAIIIYRGKNYRRPSEKVAKNLLTKRKALQRSLEMQRLGSLKFFAHQRQQTISDLKLKLGELQQKKEAEQRETDN; this is encoded by the exons ATGCATTCATACTCTTACACTTGCATTTCCTCTTCATTCAATAACAACAATCAGAATCAGCACCACCATCCCAATTCCATTCCAATCCCCAAAGACCCCAACAATTCTCATTCTGATGCTTCCTCCATCACCATCAAAGTCAAAGCTCCAACACCTCCATGGATGAAGGGTCCCCTTCTTCTCCAACCCCACGACATCCTTGACCTCTCTAAGCCCAAAAACAAGAGGCTCAGCAAGCACCACGTggataaagaagaagaagaatctgagcgTGTTGATAAGGCCCTCCATGGGAAAGAGGTCAGAGGGAAGAAAGTCATGAAGAGAATTGCCAGAAGCATTGAGATGCTTAGGAGAAATCGTAATTCAGCTGAGACCCAATTAAGTTCTTCTGCAAAAGAAGAAAGCTTTGGAGGGTATTTGGAGAAATTGGAGGAGAATGTTATGGTTAGGAGCAAGGAGAGAATGCCTTGGGAGAGGAATGTGTTTGTGATGGATTCGTCAGCAAAATATGAAAACTTTGATGGGTATTTTGGTAAATTAGAggagaatggtgatgatgatgatgagaaggtTAGGAGGTGTAAGAGGAGAATGCCATGGGAGAAGGATGAGAAGAGTGTTTTATTTGTGAGGTTGAAGAAGGAAAAGCCTGTGACTGCTGCTGATTTAACTCTTGATAAAGTGCTTCTCAAGAGGCTTAGAAGTGAGGCTGCAAAGATGAGAATTTGGGTGAAGGTTAAGAAACTTGGTGTTACACAAGATGTTGTGGATGAAATCAAAAGGACTTGGAGGAACAATGAGCTTGCCATGCTTAAATTTGACATCCCCTTATGCAAGAATATGGATAGAGCCCGAGAAATTGTCGAG TTGAAGACTGGTGGCTTGGTTGTCTGGAGTAGGAAGGATACTCTTGTTGTATACCGAGGATGCAATTATCAGTTGACTTCTACAAGTTCTCAAAAGGTTTATCCTCGTTATATTCGTGGAAAAACTAAAAATCCTTATGAAACAAACATGGTGGAGTCAGTTAAATCCAACAATACTAGTGACATGCCAAGCCGGAATGGTAACCTTAATGATTCCACATCAACTTGCATTCAAGAAGTGAATTGCAGTGGATCATTGTATGAGAGGGAGACTGATAGATTATTGGATGGCTTAGGACCTCGGTTCATCGACTGGTGGTATCCCAAGCCACTTCCGGTAGATGCTGATCTACTTCCAGAAGTGGTTCCTGGATTTAAGCCTTCATTTAGGCTATGTCCACCTTATTCAAGTGCAAAAATTACTGATTATGAGTTAACATACTTCAGAAAGCTCGCTAAACCTTTGCCAGTCCATTTTGTCCTCG GAAGGAATAGAAGACTTCAAGGCTTAGCTGCTGCTATCCTGAAGTTGTGGGAGAAGAGTCTTATTGCAAAAATTGCTATCAAGTTTGGGGTTCCAAATACTGACAATGAATCGATGGCCAATGAATTGAAG CTTCTAACCGGGGGAGTTCTGTTGTTGCGTAACAAGTATTACATAATTCTCTACAGGGGAAATGATTTCCTTCCTAGCAATGTTGCATCTTTGGTAGAAATGAGAGAATTGGAACTCAAAAGTTACCAATTTCACGAAGAAGTTGCACGAATGAGAGCAAATGAAGTCATTTTTTTTGGTGATTACGCACAAGAAGAAACAAGTACAAGTGGAAGTTTAACAGAATTTGAGGAAATTCAAACGATGCTTAAGGATGTAAAGAAAGTCAAGGCAGATTTAAATATTCAACTGGAAGCAGAAATATATAGATTGGAGAGGCAATTGAAAGAGCAACAGCGCAAAGCTTTCATT CTTAACAAGAAAATAGAGAGATCGGCAGCAGAACTAGCAAAGTTAGATGCCGCATGGACTCCTGCAGAGAAGGACGCAGACATAGAAATTATGACTGATGAGGAGAGACAATGTTTTCGAAAGATAGGATTGAAGATGAGTGGTTTGTTAGTGCTTG GTAGGCGTGGAATTTTTGATGGCGTATTGGAAGGCCTACACCAGCACTGGAAACACAGAGAAGTTGTGAAGGTCATCACCAAGCAGAGACTAATCAGTCGGGTCATCTACACTGCGAAAATGCTGGAAACTGAGAGTGGTGGAATCTTAGTTTCAGTTGACAAACTCAAAGAGGGCCATGCAATCATTATCTACCGTGGTAAAAACTATCGACGACCTTCAGAAAAAGTAGCAAAAAATCTCCTAACCAAAAGAAAAGCATTGCAAAGATCTCTTGAAATGCAGAGACTTGGA TCACTGAAATTTTTCGCTCATCAGAGACAGCAGACTATCTCCGATTTGAAGCTAAAACTG GGTGAACTGCAGCAGAAAAAGGAAGCCGAGCAGCGCGAAACAGACAATTAA